The genomic window gggacacggggcacaCGGGGGGAATGGGGCACAAGGGGTTAacggggacacggggcacaCGGGGGGAATGGGGCACACGGGGTTaacgggggacacggggcacaCGGGGTTAACGGGGCACACGGGGTTagcgggggacacgggggacaaGGGGTTaacggggacacgggggacaaGGGGTTAACGGGGGGAATGGGGTTAACGGGGCACAAGGGGTTaacaggggacacgggggacaaGGGGTTAACGGGGAAACGGGGGACAAGGGGCACAAGGGGTTaacgggggacacggggcacaAGGGGTTAatgggggacatggggcacAAGGGGTTAACgggggacactctggggacacggtgggggggacagtggggacactctggggacagtggggacactctggggtgaaggggggacagtggggacactctgggggaCACTCCCAGGTGaggggggacagtgggggacactctggggacagtggggacactctggggacagtgggggacagtggggacactctggggacagtgggggacactctggggacagtgggggacactctggggacagtgggggacacTCTGGGGGACACTCCCAGGTGAAGGGCGAGGACAGTGGGGACAttctggggacagtgggggacattctggggacagtggggacactctggggacagtggggacactctggggacatGGTGGAGAAGGGTCACCCCCAGGGCcctggagggaaggggggggtCACAAGGGGTCActgggggcagtttgggggtcccagccctTGGTGGAAGCAGCCGGGTGTGCCCTGAGCATGGGGGGCACGGGGGATGCACTGGGGGGCACGGTGTGTATTTAGGGGGCACAGGGAATGTTGGGGGGCACAAGGTGTGTATTTAGGGGGCACAGGTGTGTTGGGGAGCACAGGAAATGAACTGGGGGGGGCACAAGGTGTGTTTAGGGGGCACAGGGTGTgttggggggcacagggagtgTTGGGGGGCACAGGAGATGCACTGGGGGGGGCACGGTGTGCATTTAGGGGGCAGAGGGAATGTTGGGGGGCACAGGAAATGAACTGGGGGGGCACAAGGGGTATTTAGGGGGCACAGGGTGTGTTGGGGGGCACAAGAGACACAGTTGGGGGGTATGGGGTGTGTTGGGGGGCACACGAGATGCACTTGGGGGGCACAGAGTGTATTCAGGGGCACGGGGTGTGTTGGGCACAGGGAATgttggggggcacagggagtgTGCAGGGGTGCAGGAGATGCACTGGGGGGCACAAGGTGCATTTAGGGGGCACAGGGTGTGTTGGGGGGCACAGGGTGTGttggggggcagagggaatgTTGGGGGGCACAGGAAATGTACTGGGGGGCACGGGGTGTGTTGGGGGGCACAAGAGATGCACTTGGGGGGCACAGGGTGTGTTTAGGGGGCACAGGCTGTGTtggggggcacagggaatgttggggggcacaggggatgcactggggggcacagggaatgTTGGGGGGCACAAGGAATGTGCAGGGGTGCAGGAGATgcactgggggggggggcacaggaTGTGTTTGGGAGACATAGAAAATattggggggcacaggggatgACCTGGAGACCCCAGTGAATTTGGGGGGGTCTCAGTGGATTGAGGGAGGGTCCCAGAGGGGCGTATGGGGGGGGTCACAGTGAATTTGGGGGGTTCAGGGTGTGTATGGGGGGGGGTTCTCAGTGATTTGGGGCGTCTCAGTGATTTGGGGAGGGTCTCagggtgttttgggggggtctcagTGATTTGGGGCGTCTCAGTGATTTGGGGGGGATCTCAgggtgttttggggggggtctcagTGTTTTGGGGGGGATCTCagggtgttttgggggggtctcagtgttttggggggggtctcGGGGCCGGtcccggcgctgcccggggcacccacgtgtgtgtgtgtgtgtgtgtgggggggtacagcagcagccccgggccggcccGGACCCCTCTCCgcgtgtccccccggtgtccccccggtgtccccggtgtcccccccggtgtccccggtgtccccggtaCCTGCATGGCGCGGATCTGCTCCCGCTCCAGCCCCTGCACCGCGCTCTCCACCGCGGCCTGCACCCGGCCCTGCGCCGCCTCCGCCATGGGCCCGCTCTGCGCCCCGAACCCGCCCTAAACCCGCCCTAAAACCTGCCCTGAACCCGCCCTAAACCTGCCTTAAACCCGCCCTAAAACCCGCCCTAAACCCGCCCTTAAACCTGCCCTGATCCGCCCCAAACCCGCCCTAAGAACCGCCCTGCACCCGGCCCTGCGCCGCCTCCGCCATGGGCCCGCTCTGCGCCCCGAACCCGCCCTAAACCCGCCCTAAAACCCGCCCTAAACCTGCCTTAAACCCGCCCTAAGAACCGCCCTAAACCCGCCCTAAACCCGCCCTAAACCCGCCCTAAACCCGCCCTAAACCCGCCTTAAACCTGCCCTGATCCGCCCTAAAACCCGCCCTAAGAACCGCCCTAAACCCGGCCCTGCGCCGCCTCCGCCATGGGCCCGCTCTGCGCCCTGAACCCGCCCTAAACCCGCCCTAAACCCGCCCTAAACCTGCCTTAAACCCGCCCTAAGCCCGCCCTAAACCCGCCCTAAACCTGCCTTAAACCTGCCCTGATCCGCCCTGAACCCGCCCTAAAACCGCCCCAAACCCGGCCCTGCGCCGCCTCCGCCATGGGCCCGCTCTGCGCCTTAAACCCGCCCTAAAACCCGCCGTGATGCGCCCGAAACCCGCCCTAAAACCCGCCCTAAAACCCGCCCAAAACCCGCCCTAAAACCGCCCCGAACCCGCCCTGAACCCGCCCTAAAACCCGCCCTAAAACCCGCCTTAAACCCGCCCTGAACCCGCCCTAATCCGCCCTAAAACCCGCCGAAAACCCGCCCTAAAACCGCCCCGAACTCGCCCTGAACCCGCCCTAAAACCCGCCCTAAAACCGCCCCGAACCCGCCCTAAAACCCGCCCTAAAACCCTCCCTGATCCGCCCTGAACCCGCCCTGATCCGCCCTGAACCCGCCCTAAAACCGCCCCGAACCCGCCCTAAAACCCGCCCCAAACTCGGCCCTGCGCCGCCTCCGCCATGGGCCCGCTCTGCGCCCTAAAACCCGCCCTAAAACCCGCCCTAAACCTGCCTTAAACCCGCCCTAAACCTGCCTTAAACCCGCCTCGATCCGCCCCAAACCCGCCCCAAAAGCAGCTCCGAACCCGCCCCAAAACCCGCCCCAAACCTGAGGGGAACCCGCCCCAAACCTGAGGGGAACCGCCCCAAAACCCGCCCCAAACCTGAGGGGAACCGCCCCACAACCCGCCCCAAAATCCGCCCCAAACCTGAGGGGAACCGCCCCAAAATCCGCCCCAAACCTGAGGGGGACCGCCCCCAAAAAAACGGGAACCGCCCCAAAACCCGCCCCAAACCTGAGGGGAACCGCCCCAAAATCCGCCCCAAACCTGACGGGAACCCGCCCCAAAATCCGCCCCAAAACTGCTGAGGGGAACCCGCCCCAAAACCCGCCCCAAAATCCGCCCCAAAACTGAGCGGAACCGCCCCAAAATCCGCCCCAAAACTGAGAGGAACCGCCCCCAAAAAACGGGAACCGCCCCAAAACTGAGAGGAATCTTCCCAAACCCGTCGGGAAGCGCCCCAAAACCCGCCCCAAAAGCGCCTTGAACCGCCCCAAACCTGCCGGGAATGGCCCCAAAACCCGCCCGAAAGCTGCTGGGAAACCGAAAAGCGCCCCCAAACTGCTGCGAATCGCCCCAAACCTGAGGGAGATTGTcccaaacctgccccaaaaCTGCCGGGAATTGTCCCAAAACTGCAGAGAATCCCCCAAAAACTGTCAGGAATTGtcccaaaaccacagagaatCCCCCAAAACTGTCAGGAATTGtcccaaaaccacagagaatCCCCCAAAAACTGTCAGGAATTGtcccaaaaccacagagaatCCCCCCAAAACTGCCGGGAATTGtcccaaaaccacagagaatCCCCCAAAACTGTCAGGAATTGTCCCAAAACTGCAGAGAATCCCCCCAAAACTGCCAGGAATTGTCCCAAAACTGCAGAGAATCCCCCCAAACTGTCAGGAGTTGTCCCAAAACCGCAGAGAATCCCCCCAAACTGACGGGAATTGTCCCAAAACTGCAGAGAATCCCCCAAAACTGTCAGGAATTGTCCCAAAACCGCTGAGAATCCCCCAAAAACTGTCAGGAATTGTCCCAAAACTGCAGAGAATCCCCCAAAACTGTCAGGAATTGTCCCAAAACCGCTGAGAATCCCCCAAAAACTGTCAGGAATTGTCCCAAAACTGCAGAGAATCCCCCAAAAACTGTCAGGAATTGtcccaaaaccacagagaatCCCCCAAAAACTGCCAGGAATTGTCCCAAAACTGCAGAGAATCCCCCAAAAACTGACGGGAATTGTCCCAAAACTGCAGAGAATCCCCCCAAAACTGCCAGGAATTGTCCCAAAACTGCAGAGAATCCCCCAAAACTGTCAGGAATTGtcccaaaaccacagagaatCCCCCAAAAACTGCCAGGAATTGTCCCAAAACTGCAGAGAATCCCCCCAAAACTGCCAGGAATTGTCCCAAAACTGCAGAGAATCCCCCCAAAACTGTCAGGAATTGTCCCAAAAGCGCTGAAAATCGCCCCAAAACTGCCGGGAATTGTCCCCAAACCGCCCCGGGCCACCCAAAAAAAGCGTCCCCACATCTCCAGGGCAACCCCAAAACTGAGAGGAATTGCCCCAAAACCTCCAGGACCACCCCAAAACTGCCGGGAATTGCCCCAAACCCGCCCCAAAATGGGGTGGGCTGATCCCAAAACCTGAAATATGAACATCAGGGCTTCAAAATTTGGGATGAAATCATGGGAAAATGGGGCTGAGATCATCACTGGGGCATCAGGGATtgaaaatttgggataaaataatgggaaaaatggggctGAGTTCAATATTGGGGCATCAGGGATTGAAAATTTTGGgatgaaatgggaaaattgggCTGAGCTCAAAACTGGGCTTCAAAATTTGGGATGAAATAACAGGAAAATGGGGTTGAGTTAATTATTGGGGCATCAGGGATtgaaaatttgggataaaataatgggaaaatgggGCTGAGTTCATCATTGGGGCATCAGGGATTGAAAATTTTGGGATGAAAATCTGGGAATTTGGGGCTCAGCCATCCCTGGGAATATTCCCCCCACTCCCACTGTGGGATTCAGCATCTCCTTCCAAAatattccccccaaaaaaccccaaaccacgAATTTCctgggggggggaaaaaaaaaaaaaaaaagtgtttttacaTCACTTTAAATAACTAATCCACGTTTTcaggatgggggaaaaaaaaaaacaaaacccaaaaaaatccaagacCAGGCGACGAGAAGAACATCTTTATAggaatcaaaattaatttaaaccaggcgaaataaattaaaacattaaatattaacTTTCAGTGCAACATATACAGAAGACATGAGAGTAAccatgactttaaaaaaaaacaaaacaaaacaaaacaaaccccaaaacaaccccaaaaacagccccaaaacagagggaaaagctCCGGGTTGGTTACTAAGGGGAAATTAAGGCTGTGCCTCCAGCCCGAGGAGGTTTCCTGGGATTTAAATCCATTTATTATTAAGAAAAAGCTGGGATTTGCCCCCAAAAATGAGCcgggggttgggtttttttgtttttttttttttctttgtagaaaaataaatccccaTCCTGGCGGGGCTTTGGGTTCGGATCCCAGAGATCTGGGTTTTAAAAAATCCCGGGAAAACAACCCAAAAGTCGAGGGGAAAACGCCCCAAAAAGGATCCGGAGCACAGGAGGGGGGAGGGGTCGCTcctgggggtccccaggtgtgcccaggtgtccccaggtgtgcccaggtgtgcccaggtgctcCCGGCTctgtcacacacctgtggggatgggaatggcaGCGGTTACACCCCGgggtgtcccctcacctgtctcaggtgtcccctcacctgtccccaggtgtccccccacctgtccccaggtgtcccttacctgtcccaggtgtcccctcacctgtctcaggtgtccccaggtgtccctcacctgtcccctaTGTCCCTTCACCTGTCCCCTatgtcccctcacctgtcccaggtgtccctcacctgtcccctgtgtctctcacctgtcccaggtgtcccctcacctgtcccctgtgtctctcacctgtccccggtgtcccctcacctgtcccctgtgtctctcacctgtcccaggtgtcctctcccctgtccccggtgtcccctcacctgtcccccatgtcctctcacctgtcccctaTGTCCCCTCACCtatcccaggtgtccccaggtgtccctcacctgtctcctGTCCCAGGTattccctcacctgtcccttgtgtccccaggtgtctcTCActtgtcccctgtgtccctcacctgtccccaggtgtccctcacctgtctcgctgtggcagcaggacgtgctccccatcccaggtgtcccctgtgtccctcacctgtcccaggtgtcccaggtgtccccaggtgtccccaggtgtccccaggtgtccctcacctgtccccaggtgtccctcacctgtcccaggtgtcccaggtgtcccctgtgtccctcacctgtcccaggtgtccctcacctgtcccaggtgtcccctgtgtccctcacctgtcccaggtgtccctcacctgtcccaggtgtcccctgtgtctctcacctgtccccggtgtcccctcacctgtcccaggtgtccctcacctgtctcgCTGTGGCAGCAGGACGCTCCCCCCCTTGAGCAGCCCCCCCGGTTTCTCGGGGCCGGCTCCGGGCTCGCGGCACCAGCCGGGACAGCGCTTCCGCAGGcggcagcagctggggacagggacagggacatggggacatggggacagggacagggacatggggacagggacatggatatggggacagggacagggacagggacagggacatggggacagggacagggacagggacatggggacacggggacatggggacagggacagggacacggggacagggacagggacatggggacagggacagggacagggacatggggacagggacagggacatggggacagggggacagggacatggggacatggggacatggggacagggacagggacatggggacagggacagggacagggacatggggacatggggacagggacatggggacatggggacagggacagggacagggacatggggacatggggacagggacagggacatggggacacggggacatggggacagggacatggggacagggacagggacatggggacagggacagggatatggggacagggacagggacatggggacagggacatggggacagggacagggacatggggacagggacagggacagggatatggggacagggacagcgctTCCGCAGGcggcagcagctggggacagggacatggggacagggacatggggacagggacagggacagggacagggacatggggacatggggacatggggacatggggacagggacagggacagggacagggacatggggacatggggacatggggacagggacatggggacagggagagggacatggggacagggacagggacagggacagggacatggggacatggggacatggggacagggacatggggacatggggacaggtaCAGGGACAGCGCTTCCGCAGGcggcagcagctggggacagggacagggacatggggacagggacatggggacatggggacattggggacagagatggggacagggacagggggacacagggaatggggacacagggacggggatggggacacatggaatggacacagggatgggacagggaatggggacagagatgcgggacagggaatggggacagggaatggggacagggaatggggacagggatgggggacagggaatggggatggggtggggacagggacagggaatggggacagagatgtgggacagggatggggacagggatggggacaatgaatggggatgggggacagggatgggggacagggacagggaagggggacagggatggggacagggacggggtTGGGGACGGGATGGGGTCAGGGTCAGGGACAGGGTCAGGGACAGGGTCAGGGACGGGacagggtcagggtcagggacagggacagggacagggacagggacagggatagggacagggtcagggtcagggacagggtcagggacagggacagggacagggacagggtcagggacagggtcagggctgtccccaggaaTTCCCGGTGGCACTCACTGCACCAGGACGCAGACGGTGACGAGCAGCGCCGAGGCCACCACGGCCACCACCAGCAGGGCCGTGATGGTCTGCTTCTTCTGGGTGGCTGCCACCACGGCCAGCAGGTCAGCGTGCTCACAGCGTGTCCCCACGTAGCCCGagtgacacctggggacatcggggacacaGAGCAGGTCAGCGTGCTCACAGCGTGTCCCCACATAGCCCGagtgacacctggggacacagagcaggTCAGGGTGTCCCCTGTACCCCgagtgacactggggacattggggacacagagcaggTCAGCGTGCT from Vidua macroura isolate BioBank_ID:100142 chromosome 28, ASM2450914v1, whole genome shotgun sequence includes these protein-coding regions:
- the TGFA gene encoding LOW QUALITY PROTEIN: protransforming growth factor alpha (The sequence of the model RefSeq protein was modified relative to this genomic sequence to represent the inferred CDS: deleted 1 base in 1 codon), whose translation is MAGGPAALALGVLLAACHALDNSTAGRSAPVAAAVRSHFNECPDSHRHFCFHGTCRFLVQEEKPACVCHSGYVGTRCEHADLLAVVAATQKKQTITALLVVAVVASALLVTVCVLVHCCRLRKRCPGWCREPGAGPEKPGGLLKGGASCCHSETGV